One stretch of Hevea brasiliensis isolate MT/VB/25A 57/8 chromosome 12, ASM3005281v1, whole genome shotgun sequence DNA includes these proteins:
- the LOC110655810 gene encoding uncharacterized protein LOC110655810 has translation MKNTQAEACSQKVVAGVLVFSGSVCFFAYLNSKEPVSQAITDIKDDIIRSLHSRLDIICDEADEDDEDLGPIDDDGWEASQEKQPEKPVSRLVLCLLRKTCRLAFPRRLLMPWLAGTFICDYLQPSETLEVLKDHCVELMSMEAPADASTILQTEVESSISDR, from the exons ATGAAGAATACACAGGCCGAAG CATGCAGCCAAAAGGTTGTTGCCGGTGTTCTTGTGTTCAGTGGGTCTGTGTGTTTCTTTGCATACTTGAATTCAAAAGAACCAGTTTCACAGGCTATCACTGATATAAAG GATGATATCATCAGGAGTCTACATAGCAGACTGGATATCATCTGTGATGAAGCAGATGAAGATGATGAAGATCTAGGTCCAATAGATGATGATGGTTGGGAAGCTAGTCAAGAAAAACAGCCTGAAAAACCTGTTTCCAGACTTGTCCTGTGCTTGTTGAG GAAAACATGCAGGCTTGCATTTCCTCGAAGGTTACTTATGCCTTGGTTAGCTGGTACATTTATATGTGACTACTTACAACCATCTGAGACACTTGAG GTCCTAAAAGATCATTGTGTTGAGTTGATGTCCATGGAAGCTCCAGCCGATGCCTCAACGATTCTCCAAACAGAAGTAGAAAGCTCCATCAGTGATCGCTAA